One region of Vallitalea okinawensis genomic DNA includes:
- a CDS encoding sensor histidine kinase, which translates to MKLHSKILITLIMISLMPLLIVVTFYDNSAQEIVNDNVSVYFEQLVKRNGSYLDLKLNELEKSINSTVGNNIIQSALFNYNELEPIERVDSWIQVKKVINPAFALNEELKSAIIYLYDGKIEIYGEQYPFELEESSTKKYITFFRDFFENEFEASEAYEKIQEMNYRPVWFYNFYEGDQRLYLMREIVNYNYGGQPIGIIAYAVDIDILIDAIEETHTGNGETVFIIDENNAYVVTEDDKVGAICTESYLNKLDNQNGGILVEDGHMIAYSQLRNGWKLISQVPMENFTKDMAYVRNFTVLIGFICIFIAIVISILFSRYIAVRFKALISCMELVENGNFEIGEQGKKLNKEDELSIIFRHFFRMVDRIKALINNNYIQEIEKKEAQLNALQYQINPHFLYNTLEVINAMAKVKECEEIGQVSQTLGDLFRYNMNRTSSDVVALREEIDHIKNYIYLQNIHHNNSIEVFYDFTDKHLDLRIQRFILQPIIENAIKYGFKPRGGYGCIEISGQMEEENFIISIQDDGIGIPIDRLEIINSDIQLEINDSHSSESIGLRNINQRIKLAFGTEYGIKIQSVYEMGTTVDIILPIINGGE; encoded by the coding sequence ATGAAGCTGCATTCAAAAATTTTAATAACCTTAATAATGATATCTTTAATGCCCTTATTGATTGTTGTTACTTTTTATGATAACAGTGCTCAAGAAATCGTTAACGATAACGTCAGCGTGTACTTTGAACAGCTGGTGAAAAGGAATGGATCATACTTGGATCTTAAGCTCAATGAGCTTGAGAAGTCCATCAATTCCACAGTAGGAAACAATATTATTCAAAGTGCATTATTTAATTATAACGAGTTAGAGCCTATTGAGAGGGTGGATTCTTGGATTCAAGTGAAAAAAGTGATTAACCCTGCCTTTGCTCTGAATGAGGAATTAAAATCTGCCATTATCTACTTGTATGATGGCAAAATAGAAATTTATGGTGAACAATATCCTTTTGAATTGGAGGAGAGTTCTACTAAAAAATATATTACCTTTTTCAGAGATTTTTTTGAAAATGAGTTTGAAGCTTCGGAAGCTTATGAAAAAATTCAAGAAATGAATTACCGGCCAGTATGGTTTTACAATTTCTATGAGGGGGATCAAAGGTTATATTTGATGAGAGAGATCGTTAATTATAATTATGGTGGTCAACCCATAGGTATTATTGCCTATGCTGTAGATATTGATATTCTAATAGATGCCATTGAAGAAACCCATACTGGAAATGGAGAAACAGTTTTTATTATTGATGAAAACAATGCATATGTCGTTACCGAAGATGATAAAGTTGGAGCAATCTGCACTGAATCTTATCTTAATAAGTTGGATAATCAAAATGGTGGCATCCTCGTGGAAGATGGTCATATGATTGCCTATAGTCAATTGAGAAACGGTTGGAAATTAATTAGTCAAGTACCCATGGAAAACTTCACGAAGGATATGGCTTATGTAAGGAATTTCACAGTCCTTATTGGCTTTATCTGCATCTTTATAGCTATAGTCATTTCTATCCTATTTTCTAGATATATAGCCGTTCGATTTAAAGCATTGATCTCATGTATGGAGTTGGTTGAAAATGGTAACTTTGAGATTGGGGAACAGGGTAAGAAGCTAAATAAGGAAGATGAGCTATCCATAATCTTTAGGCACTTTTTTAGGATGGTGGATAGGATTAAAGCACTAATTAATAATAATTATATACAAGAAATAGAGAAAAAAGAAGCCCAACTCAATGCCCTACAGTATCAGATTAACCCTCATTTTCTTTACAACACCCTTGAAGTGATTAACGCTATGGCAAAGGTTAAAGAATGTGAAGAAATTGGACAAGTCAGTCAAACATTAGGGGATCTCTTTAGATACAATATGAATCGTACAAGCAGTGATGTTGTAGCACTAAGAGAAGAAATCGATCACATCAAAAACTATATCTATTTACAGAATATACATCACAATAACAGTATTGAGGTTTTTTATGATTTTACAGATAAGCATCTTGATTTACGAATTCAAAGGTTTATTTTACAGCCAATTATAGAGAACGCCATTAAATATGGATTTAAACCTAGAGGTGGATATGGGTGTATTGAGATAAGTGGGCAAATGGAAGAGGAGAATTTTATTATCTCCATTCAAGATGATGGTATTGGTATTCCCATTGATCGATTAGAGATTATCAATTCTGACATCCAACTGGAAATAAACGACAGTCATTCATCAGAAAGCATTGGATTGCGCAATATTAATCAAAGGATTAAGCTTGCTTTTGGAACAGAATATGGTATAAAGATTCAAAGCGTGTACGAAATGGGGACAACGGTAGATATTATTTTACCAATCATAAATGGGGGCGAGTAA
- a CDS encoding MFS transporter → MSKHAKILLIVSALFTMAMGLSNVFVNILLWKESSDFVLIAKYQLMHFIFTPLAFIVAGKLSKRKNGIWALRIGILLFAVFFLFILLSGDSIIDYIYPFGILFGVAGGFYWLAFHVLSFDFTATDNRDTFNGFNGFIASGAGSVAPLIAAYIIEKSEGTRGYFIVFLISLVLFVIQILVSLTMKTKHYGETLNIKKVIGKNGEEWTNLRNAVSAWGLRDVIIMFIITILIYETTGSEMSLGILVFVAGLVTCGAFLLEQKIIKPKRRLFSMHLGAIFLFVSVLGLVFDINYMFLIIFMIVNGLFMPFFLVPMVSATFNTLNRNHEEDYRIEYIINKEIALNFGRVVSTLILICLLTFFENEKILNYFLIFIGAAQFISLFFLRRVKTWDS, encoded by the coding sequence ATGTCTAAACACGCAAAAATTCTACTCATTGTTAGTGCATTGTTCACAATGGCTATGGGATTATCCAATGTTTTTGTTAATATCTTATTGTGGAAAGAATCCAGTGATTTTGTTCTCATAGCAAAGTATCAATTGATGCATTTTATATTCACACCTTTAGCATTTATTGTAGCTGGTAAATTATCTAAAAGAAAAAACGGTATATGGGCTCTACGAATCGGTATACTCTTATTTGCTGTCTTCTTTCTTTTCATACTATTATCCGGTGATTCCATAATCGATTACATTTACCCCTTTGGTATTTTATTTGGGGTAGCTGGAGGATTTTATTGGCTAGCTTTTCATGTTCTAAGTTTTGATTTTACAGCAACAGATAATCGTGATACATTTAATGGTTTTAATGGTTTTATAGCCAGTGGAGCTGGTTCAGTAGCACCTCTAATCGCAGCTTATATTATCGAAAAAAGTGAGGGTACAAGGGGCTATTTTATTGTTTTTCTTATCTCCTTAGTTCTCTTTGTGATTCAAATCCTTGTCAGTTTAACCATGAAGACTAAACATTACGGTGAGACATTAAACATTAAAAAGGTAATAGGAAAAAATGGTGAAGAATGGACAAATCTACGGAATGCAGTGAGTGCATGGGGTCTAAGAGATGTCATCATTATGTTCATCATAACCATTCTAATTTACGAAACCACTGGAAGTGAAATGAGTCTTGGTATACTGGTTTTTGTTGCAGGTCTTGTGACTTGTGGAGCATTCTTACTTGAACAAAAAATCATTAAGCCAAAGAGAAGATTATTCTCCATGCATTTGGGAGCTATCTTTCTATTTGTCTCAGTATTAGGATTAGTATTTGATATCAATTATATGTTTTTAATCATCTTCATGATCGTCAATGGTCTATTCATGCCTTTCTTCCTTGTGCCAATGGTATCTGCAACTTTCAATACATTGAATCGTAACCATGAAGAAGATTATAGAATTGAATACATCATCAATAAAGAGATCGCATTAAATTTCGGTCGGGTCGTTAGTACATTGATCCTTATTTGTCTATTAACATTTTTTGAAAATGAGAAAATTCTAAATTACTTTTTAATTTTTATCGGAGCAGCCCAATTTATTTCCCTCTTCTTCTTACGCAGGGTTAAAACTTGGGATAGTTGA
- a CDS encoding uroporphyrinogen decarboxylase family protein, with amino-acid sequence MTGRERVNAIFNRQGVDRVGFWKGNPHEESVKIYCRYFGLPEDKDLLGLKLKDDFNWLQADSAWKHPEGKSMFDVLGGHERISLSQDGVFAGTTNVKEVEAFDWPDPDYLDFTEYEKAIDQTIENGMAVCGGMWSPFFHLAADFFGMENYFCKMYTDPIVVEAVTKHLVDFYLEANRRCFEKLADKIDVFFLGNDFGSQKNLLISPEMFEKFVLPGFKQLIDLAKSYDLKVMLHSCGAITKAIPYLIDAGVDALHPLQAKAVGMEAENLAQFKKDIIFVGGVDTQDLLPFGRPQQIKDEVRRLKDVFGDGFIASPSHEALLPDVPVENVIAMMEAATE; translated from the coding sequence ATGACTGGGAGAGAAAGAGTTAATGCCATCTTTAATAGGCAAGGTGTTGATAGAGTTGGATTTTGGAAAGGGAACCCTCATGAAGAGAGTGTAAAGATATACTGTCGATACTTTGGATTACCTGAGGATAAAGATTTACTAGGATTAAAATTAAAAGATGATTTCAATTGGCTACAAGCCGATTCAGCATGGAAACATCCTGAAGGAAAGTCTATGTTTGATGTTCTAGGCGGTCATGAGCGTATTAGTTTAAGTCAAGATGGTGTGTTTGCTGGGACAACTAATGTTAAAGAGGTAGAAGCTTTTGATTGGCCAGACCCTGATTATTTGGACTTTACAGAATACGAAAAAGCTATTGATCAGACCATAGAAAATGGCATGGCGGTATGTGGTGGTATGTGGTCACCATTTTTTCATCTAGCAGCTGATTTCTTTGGGATGGAGAATTACTTTTGTAAAATGTACACGGACCCTATAGTAGTTGAAGCGGTTACTAAGCACCTTGTAGATTTCTACCTAGAAGCTAACCGGCGTTGTTTTGAGAAGCTGGCTGACAAAATTGATGTGTTCTTTTTAGGCAATGATTTTGGTAGTCAGAAGAACTTGTTAATTAGTCCTGAAATGTTTGAGAAATTTGTTTTACCTGGATTTAAGCAATTAATTGATTTAGCAAAAAGTTATGATTTAAAGGTGATGCTTCATTCATGTGGAGCTATTACCAAGGCTATACCTTACCTTATCGATGCAGGGGTAGATGCTCTTCATCCACTGCAAGCAAAAGCAGTAGGTATGGAAGCAGAAAACTTAGCTCAGTTTAAGAAAGATATTATTTTCGTAGGTGGGGTCGATACCCAAGATTTGCTTCCTTTTGGGCGGCCTCAGCAAATAAAAGATGAAGTAAGGAGATTAAAGGATGTCTTTGGTGATGGCTTCATAGCTTCGCCTAGCCATGAAGCGTTGCTACCAGATGTACCTGTAGAAAATGTTATTGCTATGATGGAAGCTGCAACTGAATAA
- a CDS encoding helix-turn-helix transcriptional regulator yields the protein MNRSYFNLSSFIKNKPYLNAMHVREDYGRYSIDIGVGDYIRFDETPTNHQHSHSIYEICLVLDGTGLFRHGEEVYEVNRGTLFLANPNVVHEISSFDTRDLYLVFFTFDIVMNVETLAQKYEDHIIEDFIKSHQLVMEDVDILFHYLPLLNNKYMNKELSSRLFNEYSALKALVFEFICLLTNDQMKNSYYSSNEKLNTVIEYINNHIHTKLKVEEVAKKHYMSERNLRRLFKKYYNQSVHVYINQRKMKIASSKLLMGFQVSEAARAIGIEDVSYFSRCFKKEYGVSPRDYKKNH from the coding sequence ATGAATCGTAGTTATTTTAATTTATCAAGTTTCATTAAAAATAAACCCTATTTAAATGCGATGCATGTTCGTGAAGATTATGGAAGATACAGTATAGATATTGGCGTTGGGGATTATATTCGCTTTGATGAAACACCTACGAATCATCAACATTCCCATTCCATTTATGAAATATGTTTAGTTTTAGATGGGACAGGCTTATTCAGGCATGGTGAGGAAGTCTATGAGGTTAATAGAGGTACCTTGTTTCTAGCTAATCCCAATGTGGTTCATGAAATTTCCTCCTTTGACACTAGAGATTTATATCTTGTATTCTTCACTTTTGATATAGTGATGAATGTAGAGACGTTGGCACAAAAATATGAAGATCATATAATTGAGGATTTTATTAAGTCTCACCAATTAGTTATGGAAGACGTTGATATACTCTTTCACTATTTACCTTTATTAAATAACAAGTATATGAATAAAGAACTTTCCAGCAGATTATTCAATGAGTATTCAGCGTTAAAAGCGTTGGTTTTTGAGTTTATTTGCCTACTAACCAATGATCAAATGAAAAATTCCTATTACAGCAGTAACGAGAAGCTAAATACAGTTATAGAATATATCAATAATCATATACATACAAAGCTTAAAGTTGAAGAAGTAGCTAAGAAGCATTATATGTCGGAAAGAAATTTAAGAAGGTTGTTTAAAAAGTACTACAATCAATCTGTCCATGTATATATCAATCAACGAAAAATGAAGATTGCATCAAGTAAACTTCTCATGGGATTTCAAGTATCAGAAGCAGCTAGAGCTATAGGAATTGAAGATGTTTCTTATTTCAGTAGATGCTTTAAAAAGGAGTATGGTGTATCGCCTAGAGACTATAAGAAGAATCACTGA
- a CDS encoding TetR/AcrR family transcriptional regulator, which yields MSNEEKKEVKKKERRQKKMEEILFSAEKIFLDKGIKKTKMIDIAHACDMSKGLLYFYFKSKDEIAWRILMKYSEEEYNNAIRYVSSLKGNSFDKLKNILELFINNQTKNYTSKSPAFIFREYILEIMQKEDINNEFVEEYESTTNRNLSVYVNLLKEGLGDGSIKSDIDPDLRGKAIGTSLGLYYRYMISMKENMGVGFYNQNVNELKELADVLLESVKAKP from the coding sequence ATGTCAAATGAAGAAAAAAAAGAAGTAAAGAAAAAAGAACGAAGACAGAAGAAGATGGAGGAAATACTCTTTTCAGCTGAAAAAATATTTCTTGATAAAGGGATTAAAAAGACAAAGATGATTGATATAGCTCATGCTTGTGATATGAGTAAAGGATTATTGTATTTTTACTTTAAGAGTAAGGATGAAATAGCATGGCGAATACTGATGAAATATTCTGAAGAAGAATATAATAATGCTATAAGGTATGTATCAAGTTTAAAAGGAAATAGCTTTGATAAGTTAAAGAATATTTTAGAACTTTTTATCAATAATCAAACTAAGAATTACACCAGTAAGTCCCCAGCTTTTATTTTTAGAGAGTATATTCTTGAAATCATGCAAAAAGAAGATATCAATAATGAATTTGTAGAAGAATATGAATCAACCACCAATAGAAACCTATCTGTTTATGTCAATTTATTAAAAGAAGGTCTTGGTGATGGGAGCATTAAGAGTGATATTGACCCTGATTTAAGAGGCAAGGCAATAGGAACATCTCTAGGACTTTATTATAGGTACATGATCTCGATGAAGGAGAATATGGGAGTAGGTTTTTATAATCAAAATGTTAATGAACTTAAGGAATTAGCAGATGTTTTATTGGAATCTGTTAAAGCTAAGCCTTAA
- a CDS encoding alpha/beta fold hydrolase, which produces MKITDRFYMMDHTIQLSDGRRLGYTEYGDPNGKPVFLFHGNPGSRRGWKPQPGKDYAPGIRIIAPDRPGFGLSDFKPGRTYADWPDDVLELANQLGIEKFAIIGVSGGGPNTLACAWKIPDRLTGVGVISSGPPVADALEGLNRKNRLIMTSGKYIPKLIKLNSRFLSTVVKRKPEKMINMLLSSYPDCDKKILQQKAIKDVLMADMQQAFLQGGRGSAHEVILFSNPWLIPLDKIEIDVHIWHGELDNATPPSFAKYLEKVIPNCHINIIPDAGHLWVFDGIHTVIETLCS; this is translated from the coding sequence ATGAAAATAACTGATAGATTTTACATGATGGATCATACAATTCAACTTTCTGATGGACGTCGATTAGGTTATACTGAGTACGGCGATCCCAATGGTAAACCTGTTTTTCTCTTTCATGGAAATCCGGGCTCAAGACGAGGATGGAAACCACAGCCAGGAAAGGACTATGCACCAGGGATACGTATTATTGCTCCAGATCGACCAGGATTTGGACTTTCTGATTTCAAGCCTGGGCGTACCTATGCTGATTGGCCAGACGACGTATTAGAGCTTGCCAATCAATTAGGAATAGAAAAATTTGCTATTATAGGCGTTTCTGGGGGAGGTCCTAATACCCTTGCATGTGCATGGAAAATACCAGATCGCTTAACTGGTGTAGGCGTTATCAGTAGTGGTCCTCCTGTTGCTGATGCATTAGAAGGTCTAAATCGGAAGAATAGATTAATCATGACGTCGGGGAAATATATCCCTAAGCTAATAAAACTAAATAGCCGTTTTCTATCAACAGTAGTTAAACGAAAGCCTGAAAAAATGATCAACATGTTGCTTTCTTCATATCCAGATTGTGATAAAAAGATACTTCAACAGAAAGCAATAAAAGATGTACTAATGGCTGACATGCAGCAAGCCTTTTTACAAGGAGGGCGAGGGTCAGCTCATGAAGTTATACTGTTTTCAAATCCATGGTTAATTCCTTTAGATAAAATAGAAATAGATGTTCATATTTGGCATGGAGAACTTGATAATGCTACACCACCATCATTCGCAAAATATTTGGAAAAGGTTATTCCCAACTGTCACATTAATATCATTCCCGATGCCGGCCACTTATGGGTTTTTGATGGGATTCATACTGTCATTGAAACACTATGTTCTTAA
- a CDS encoding Ldh family oxidoreductase gives MDLEYKDVARVDFDLLEGFMTDVFKGVGVPEEDAKVCSEILITSDKRGIDSHGIGRLKPIYIDRIRLGIQNPETKIDMIKEGPTTAVLDGNHGMGHVIGKKAMEMAIDKAKKFGMGMVAVRNSTHYGIAGYYPMMAAEEGMIGITGTNARPSIAPTFGVENMLGTNPLTIGLPTDEAFPFILDCATSVSQRGKIEVYGRAGKELPEGWVIGEDGETRTDTDQILIDLTQGKAALAPLGGIGDETAGYKGYGYATVVEILSAALQGGAFLKALSGFDEEGNRVPYGLGHFFMAIDITAFTELESFKKTSGEICRQLRASKKAEGHDRIYTAGEKEHLAWLERKDKGAPVNKVLRDQMIQLRDELELDYHFPFEN, from the coding sequence ATGGATCTAGAATACAAAGATGTTGCTCGGGTTGACTTTGACCTGTTGGAAGGCTTTATGACAGATGTCTTTAAAGGCGTAGGTGTACCAGAAGAGGATGCAAAAGTTTGCTCAGAAATATTAATTACCTCAGATAAGAGAGGTATAGATTCCCATGGTATTGGTAGACTAAAGCCTATCTATATTGATAGGATCAGGCTAGGAATTCAAAATCCGGAGACTAAAATTGATATGATTAAAGAAGGTCCTACAACAGCGGTTTTAGATGGTAACCATGGTATGGGTCATGTTATTGGGAAAAAAGCTATGGAAATGGCTATTGATAAAGCTAAGAAATTTGGTATGGGCATGGTTGCTGTTAGAAATTCTACCCACTATGGAATTGCAGGGTATTATCCTATGATGGCTGCTGAAGAAGGTATGATAGGTATAACAGGTACTAATGCTAGACCATCCATCGCTCCAACTTTTGGAGTGGAAAACATGCTTGGAACAAATCCATTAACCATTGGTTTACCTACTGATGAAGCATTTCCTTTTATATTAGACTGTGCTACATCAGTTTCTCAAAGAGGTAAAATAGAGGTATATGGAAGAGCCGGCAAAGAGCTGCCTGAAGGCTGGGTTATAGGAGAAGATGGTGAAACACGTACAGATACAGACCAAATCTTAATTGATTTAACTCAGGGAAAAGCTGCTTTAGCTCCACTTGGCGGAATCGGTGATGAAACAGCAGGGTATAAAGGTTATGGCTATGCCACTGTTGTTGAAATACTTTCAGCGGCGTTACAAGGTGGAGCATTTCTTAAAGCATTGAGTGGATTTGATGAGGAAGGTAATAGAGTACCTTATGGATTAGGTCATTTCTTTATGGCAATTGATATTACTGCTTTTACTGAGTTGGAAAGCTTTAAAAAGACATCTGGAGAAATTTGTAGACAATTAAGAGCATCCAAAAAGGCTGAAGGTCATGATAGAATCTATACTGCAGGAGAAAAAGAGCACTTAGCTTGGTTAGAGAGAAAAGATAAAGGAGCTCCTGTCAATAAGGTGCTAAGAGATCAAATGATTCAGTTGAGAGATGAACTTGAGTTAGATTATCATTTCCCCTTTGAAAATTAA
- a CDS encoding serine hydrolase domain-containing protein — MKKYLLRGVLVLITVIIMITGSSMLIYSPEYIMRIICWGESDIRDVNRFPYRELKSDGDIFYFEKALNEDIQHWDFKYTYKEKEEVKNFDDFLSDNGTTGFIIIQNDKILYEEYFNGYQRDSLNTSFSMAKSIDSLLIGCAIDDGYIESEKDSLATYIHEFKGTDFEKLTIEDLLKMNAGIQYEEDKLWLGDDAKTYYMPDLRKLALKETKVVEEPKSKFHYNNYHPLLLGIIIERATNMYVSDYFSKKIWSRIGAEFDASWSIDSQKSGFEKMESGINARTIDFAKLGRLVLNSGMWNNERLISEEWIKKSTVVDVGEDSHDAKGDWLEKYDLNYQYMWYSQTNSIGSIDYFAAGKYGQYLYISPDNGMIIVRNGKSNGEVDSWFEVFKSISDGVTTRTN, encoded by the coding sequence ATGAAGAAGTATTTATTAAGAGGGGTTCTTGTGCTAATAACAGTTATCATCATGATTACCGGTAGTTCAATGCTCATCTATTCACCAGAATATATAATGAGAATTATTTGCTGGGGTGAATCGGATATTAGGGATGTTAATCGATTTCCTTACAGAGAATTGAAAAGTGATGGGGACATTTTCTACTTTGAAAAAGCATTGAATGAAGATATCCAGCATTGGGATTTTAAGTATACCTATAAAGAGAAGGAAGAAGTAAAGAATTTTGATGATTTTCTTTCGGATAATGGGACGACTGGATTTATTATTATTCAAAATGATAAAATCCTATACGAGGAGTATTTTAATGGGTATCAACGTGATTCTTTGAATACATCCTTTTCCATGGCTAAATCTATTGATTCGTTATTAATAGGCTGTGCGATCGATGATGGTTATATAGAGAGTGAGAAAGACTCTTTAGCCACATACATCCATGAATTCAAAGGAACAGATTTTGAGAAACTGACCATTGAAGATTTGCTGAAGATGAATGCTGGGATTCAATATGAAGAAGATAAGCTATGGCTTGGAGATGATGCCAAAACCTACTATATGCCTGATTTAAGAAAGTTAGCTTTAAAAGAAACCAAGGTCGTTGAAGAGCCTAAAAGTAAATTTCATTATAATAATTATCATCCTTTATTGCTAGGGATCATTATCGAAAGAGCCACAAACATGTATGTTTCGGACTATTTCAGTAAAAAAATATGGTCCAGGATAGGTGCCGAATTTGATGCTTCATGGAGCATTGATAGTCAGAAAAGCGGCTTTGAAAAAATGGAAAGTGGCATCAATGCGAGAACCATCGATTTTGCTAAATTAGGTAGGTTAGTTCTCAATAGTGGCATGTGGAATAATGAAAGGCTCATTTCAGAAGAGTGGATCAAGAAATCAACTGTTGTTGATGTAGGTGAGGATTCTCATGATGCTAAAGGGGATTGGCTTGAGAAATATGATCTAAATTATCAATACATGTGGTATAGCCAGACTAATTCAATAGGGTCTATAGATTATTTCGCAGCAGGTAAATATGGACAATATCTTTATATCTCACCAGATAACGGTATGATTATTGTACGTAATGGAAAGTCTAATGGTGAAGTAGATTCTTGGTTTGAGGTGTTTAAAAGTATCAGTGATGGGGTAACAACTAGAACCAATTAA
- the recQ gene encoding DNA helicase RecQ — MIDEGRKLLKQYYGYDTFREGQEEALTSIIAGKDTFVIMPTGGGKSLCYQLPALLFDGIVLVVSPLISLMKDQVDGLLEIGIEATFINGTLDYIEIQERLDHVKAGKYEILYLAPERLEMLEMKLFLRDLPMKLIAIDEAHCVSQWGHDFRPSYLKIRHFIKSLDKRPTILALTATATPQVQEDIVTFLELKEPSQVVTGYNRENLYFAVEKGVDKTRFITQYIKDNKDDHGIIYCSTRKEVEMLTELLIGKDVKAVKYHAGMVDHERHISQDDFLYERAHVIVATNAFGMGIDKSNVRYVIHYNMPKSLEAYYQEAGRAGRDGLPSECILLYKTGDSRIHKFFIEESDLSSEQKVIKHKKLQAMVDYCHTSKCLREYILEYFGESEPVECNFCSLCKDDREEVDITAEAQMVFSCIYRMGQRFGTVMVASVLAGSQNKKVLQFGFDRLSTYGIMKERSIKDIQELINFFIADGYLHMTEEKYPVIKLTNKSVNVIKGEEKIWRKIQVQLKKKEDNQLFEQLRSLRKAIAVENSIPPYIIFHDSTLNDMSTQLPTTKEAMLGIKGLGVSKYEKYGDQFLQCIMDYTNDHPEKTIANKVIKDHQDKVPSHLVTLELFNKGLSLKEIATARELKSLSVEGHLFRCYDEGHDIDIAQFIPQEYKEEIYQAIDKCGIEKLKPIKEVLPNEVSYTAIKAAIILKENKTI; from the coding sequence ATGATCGATGAAGGGCGAAAGTTATTAAAACAGTATTATGGTTACGACACTTTTAGAGAAGGACAGGAAGAGGCATTAACTTCTATTATTGCTGGCAAAGATACCTTTGTTATCATGCCAACAGGAGGCGGAAAATCCCTATGTTATCAATTACCTGCATTATTGTTTGACGGTATTGTTCTTGTTGTCTCACCCCTTATTTCTTTAATGAAAGATCAAGTTGATGGGTTATTAGAGATAGGTATTGAAGCAACGTTTATTAACGGTACATTAGATTACATAGAGATACAAGAGAGGCTTGATCATGTTAAAGCAGGGAAGTATGAAATATTATATTTAGCCCCAGAAAGACTAGAAATGCTGGAAATGAAGCTTTTCTTAAGGGATTTACCCATGAAGCTTATCGCCATTGATGAAGCCCATTGCGTATCTCAATGGGGGCATGACTTTAGACCTAGTTATCTAAAAATACGTCATTTTATTAAGAGTTTAGATAAACGTCCTACTATACTAGCTTTAACGGCTACAGCAACGCCTCAAGTCCAAGAGGATATTGTCACTTTTTTGGAGTTAAAAGAACCTTCACAAGTCGTAACGGGTTATAATCGTGAAAATCTCTATTTTGCTGTTGAGAAAGGTGTGGACAAGACTCGCTTCATAACTCAATATATCAAAGATAATAAAGATGATCATGGCATTATTTATTGTTCTACAAGAAAAGAAGTAGAAATGTTGACAGAATTGCTTATTGGAAAAGATGTGAAGGCCGTTAAATACCATGCTGGTATGGTAGATCATGAAAGACATATAAGTCAAGATGACTTCTTGTATGAGCGAGCACATGTAATCGTAGCAACGAATGCCTTTGGTATGGGTATCGATAAATCCAATGTTAGATATGTTATTCACTACAACATGCCTAAGAGCTTGGAAGCTTATTACCAAGAAGCAGGACGTGCAGGCAGAGATGGATTACCAAGTGAGTGTATTCTTCTTTATAAAACAGGAGATAGCAGAATTCATAAATTCTTTATTGAAGAATCTGATTTATCAAGTGAGCAAAAAGTTATCAAGCACAAGAAATTACAAGCCATGGTGGACTATTGCCATACGTCAAAATGTTTAAGAGAATATATTCTTGAGTACTTTGGAGAAAGTGAGCCTGTTGAATGTAATTTTTGCAGCCTCTGTAAAGATGATAGAGAAGAAGTAGATATTACAGCAGAAGCACAGATGGTCTTTTCATGTATATATCGAATGGGTCAACGGTTTGGTACTGTTATGGTTGCTTCAGTGTTGGCTGGTTCTCAAAATAAAAAAGTACTACAGTTTGGATTTGATCGTTTATCCACTTATGGCATTATGAAAGAAAGATCCATAAAGGATATACAGGAACTCATCAATTTTTTCATCGCTGATGGTTATTTACATATGACTGAAGAAAAGTATCCAGTGATAAAATTAACCAATAAGTCAGTTAACGTCATTAAAGGTGAAGAAAAGATATGGAGAAAGATTCAAGTACAACTTAAGAAGAAAGAAGATAATCAATTATTTGAACAACTTCGTTCATTAAGAAAAGCAATAGCCGTGGAAAACAGTATTCCACCCTATATTATTTTCCATGACAGTACTCTAAATGACATGAGTACCCAATTACCTACAACTAAGGAGGCTATGTTAGGTATCAAAGGACTAGGCGTCTCTAAGTATGAAAAGTATGGTGATCAATTTTTACAATGTATCATGGATTATACCAATGACCATCCTGAAAAAACTATTGCTAATAAAGTCATCAAGGATCATCAAGATAAAGTGCCAAGTCATTTAGTAACTCTAGAATTATTTAATAAGGGTTTATCTCTAAAAGAAATAGCAACAGCGAGAGAGTTAAAATCCTTGTCAGTAGAAGGGCATCTCTTTAGATGTTATGATGAGGGGCATGACATTGATATTGCTCAGTTTATACCTCAGGAATACAAAGAAGAAATCTATCAAGCAATTGACAAATGCGGAATAGAAAAATTAAAGCCGATCAAAGAAGTACTACCAAATGAAGTGAGTTACACAGCTATTAAAGCAGCCATTATATTAAAGGAAAATAAGACTATATAG